From the Bdellovibrio reynosensis genome, one window contains:
- a CDS encoding DUF4344 domain-containing metallopeptidase, which translates to MKLLVLPMLLVSLSNPSQASSEAEFTATINKISQAREALRLSASGQKYCETPQSTQCTYEGYCDKLAGKASDFYLYQDADGRQVPNMQMSISMKFVESCVGKPFPEAPVQDPFVYPEQFFDAAKAGGPENLKKNRERYATELKRVDKVFADAKDKVIKALELKKTPANKAQVDQMIAKVKAAKMRHLKLSGGPYMLAEEGCEAPNAYYRPDLNTVTVCPHYLNLPDASLFSTLSHELGHAIDSCNAFANEEGEINTPPEKNPFSQVLSCLQSDDSIGVKVPSQQSLIMQVNEEEDALKEETASEAQEIGEGGEEGNFTDAAEAQFEDRRKEIEGKYENHKHCASMTGSGHMQEAFSDWISSQALAVKLSEIPESGKAREFAFASQAVFYGIDCANVKQATLEKMRATAGKSCKAFDALEAFLSTEDHSHGDESTSHPKSARRINRIYYAKPEIQKALGCQAHGDNGKECQ; encoded by the coding sequence ATGAAGTTGCTTGTTTTACCGATGTTGTTAGTTTCATTATCAAACCCGTCACAGGCTTCTTCGGAAGCTGAGTTTACGGCGACAATTAATAAAATTTCTCAAGCGCGTGAAGCTTTGCGTTTATCCGCGAGCGGCCAGAAGTACTGTGAAACTCCGCAATCCACGCAGTGCACCTATGAAGGATACTGCGATAAGCTTGCCGGAAAAGCTTCGGACTTTTATTTGTATCAAGATGCTGACGGTCGCCAGGTTCCTAATATGCAAATGTCGATCAGTATGAAATTTGTTGAAAGCTGTGTAGGAAAACCATTTCCAGAAGCACCGGTGCAAGATCCTTTTGTCTATCCTGAACAATTTTTCGATGCGGCAAAAGCCGGTGGGCCCGAGAATTTAAAAAAGAACCGCGAAAGATATGCGACTGAACTTAAGCGCGTCGATAAAGTTTTTGCCGATGCGAAAGACAAAGTCATTAAGGCTCTAGAGCTAAAAAAGACACCGGCCAATAAGGCGCAAGTCGATCAAATGATCGCGAAGGTTAAAGCGGCAAAAATGCGTCACTTAAAATTAAGTGGTGGTCCATACATGCTAGCAGAAGAGGGTTGTGAAGCCCCGAATGCGTATTACCGTCCTGACTTAAATACAGTGACCGTGTGCCCGCATTATTTAAATTTGCCCGATGCCTCTTTGTTTTCGACTTTAAGTCATGAGCTGGGACATGCCATTGACTCGTGTAATGCCTTTGCAAATGAGGAAGGCGAGATTAACACCCCGCCAGAAAAAAATCCATTCAGCCAGGTTTTGTCCTGTTTACAGTCCGATGATTCCATCGGCGTAAAGGTTCCTAGTCAACAAAGCCTGATCATGCAGGTCAATGAGGAAGAAGATGCTTTGAAAGAAGAGACGGCATCTGAAGCCCAAGAAATCGGAGAAGGTGGGGAAGAAGGTAACTTTACGGATGCTGCGGAAGCGCAGTTTGAAGACCGTCGTAAAGAAATTGAAGGCAAATATGAAAACCATAAACACTGTGCTTCGATGACGGGTTCAGGTCATATGCAAGAGGCTTTTTCAGATTGGATTTCTTCGCAGGCGTTGGCAGTAAAGCTTTCAGAGATTCCAGAGTCGGGGAAAGCCCGGGAGTTTGCTTTTGCTTCCCAGGCCGTGTTTTATGGAATTGATTGTGCGAATGTGAAACAAGCGACTTTGGAAAAAATGCGGGCTACGGCTGGAAAATCGTGCAAAGCTTTTGACGCTTTAGAAGCATTTCTTTCGACAGAAGATCACAGCCACGGGGACGAGTCGACCTCTCATCCTAAAAGTGCCCGTCGTATCAATCGCATTTACTATGCTAAGCCTGAAATACAAAAGGCCTTGGGTTGCCAAGCCCACGGAGATAATGGAAAAGAATGCCAATAG
- the rsmG gene encoding 16S rRNA (guanine(527)-N(7))-methyltransferase RsmG: MYFEKRSSLFIELGFDEAALPKLKNYVDLLWSANEELNLISRKMTFEELIDNHIIDCLLPLKHFPKNVKAAADFGAGGGLPGVIYAIQFPQMKYHLYEKSPKKQEFLERCKVIAPNLQVHGEIPKDLKDVELVTARGFKPIDVILEVSRDYYKKGGKYFLLKARQEKINEELVLAKKKFKELETKIIPLQSPVLEVERHLVLI; encoded by the coding sequence ATGTATTTCGAGAAAAGATCTTCCTTATTTATTGAATTAGGCTTTGATGAAGCGGCTTTGCCAAAGTTGAAAAACTATGTGGACCTTTTATGGTCTGCTAACGAAGAACTTAATTTGATCAGCCGTAAAATGACATTTGAAGAACTTATCGATAATCATATTATTGACTGTCTTTTGCCGTTAAAACACTTCCCAAAAAATGTGAAAGCCGCGGCGGACTTTGGCGCTGGCGGGGGACTGCCGGGTGTGATTTACGCCATTCAGTTTCCACAGATGAAATACCACTTGTATGAAAAAAGTCCGAAGAAGCAAGAATTCTTAGAGCGCTGTAAAGTCATTGCGCCCAATTTGCAGGTTCACGGTGAAATTCCCAAGGATTTAAAAGACGTGGAACTAGTGACGGCAAGAGGTTTTAAACCTATTGATGTTATTTTAGAAGTCAGCCGCGACTATTATAAAAAGGGTGGAAAATACTTCTTATTGAAAGCCCGCCAGGAAAAAATCAACGAAGAGTTGGTTTTAGCCAAAAAGAAATTTAAAGAATTAGAAACTAAAATCATTCCACTTCAGTCCCCCGTATTGGAAGTGGAACGTCATTTGGTTCTTATCTAG